Genomic DNA from Parasteatoda tepidariorum isolate YZ-2023 chromosome 3, CAS_Ptep_4.0, whole genome shotgun sequence:
GTAATATGTTCACTGCTTTAATAAATAGTTGTGCATTTTACACTTACAATCATTTGGAAGGAAACAAAACGTCGAAACAAATGCCAACAAAAGTGACTACATTTGACATATATTAATGTTTAGCTAAGCTACATAGTTGTGGAAATGCAATTAGAACCAAATGAAGTTCATGGTAGATAAAAGTTCtctatagaaaaattttagtaggAGCATGTTTAGCCCAAATCcctcaaatttgaaaagtaataatattatcaatatataagtgaacattttgcgaatttttttataagtttttgtgCTGCTGGATGCATTTAAAACGGGCTTTGTATAAAAAGAGTAGACGAAAGGATTGATTTTTGTCCAAATATAATCACTCTTATTTCAGAGTATGTAAATCTCCAACATATGGGTGGACAATCTGCGAAGCGACAATCTGCgaagctattaaaattttttgtaaagctgaattcattttaaactttttttaagttgagCCTAAGTTGAAGACATTTATATTGGTCAAgcaatatttatagaaaatatttaataagaattagcTTTGTCGAATTTTTATTAGTCTTCGATTTAAGTGTATTTGAATCTCCAATAGATGGTCAAGTTTATAAGAATGAAGTTCTTGTAATGctgaattcatataaaaatggtttgatactaaaaaatgaacttgaaaATATCAGAAGAAACCTTCATTAGACtagaaatatttacagaaacTTTTTCATAAGAACTTACTTTGTCCAAGTATCTTTAATTTCTGGGTGTGTAAATCACCAAATTAAGGGCGAATAATCTACGAAGCTCTTATAATTTCTTGTAATgatgaattcatttaaaactagtttcatattaaaaattgaacgtCAAATTGTTGGAAGAGACCTTAATTggtcaagaaatatttatcgaaaatatttaataagaacttGTTTAGACTAAgtatctttttatttctgtatgcGTAAATCGTCCATATAAGCGTGGACACTtcgaatttcttataattttttgtaaagccgaattgatttaaaactgattttaaaataaaaagcaaacgtcaaattaatgaaagaaaattttgttggtcaagaaatatttttagaaaatatttatcctgtTTATTCCAGCTATTTTAATTTGCTCTGtagctttttcttattttaagatacaaTATCGTCTTTTCATATTCTAAAATACAACGTTTTAGAAAATCATGTGGAAATATTGTCCTGAGAGTGACCAGTGCTATTCGCAAGCAGGATATGAGAACTTTTACTTGCTGCTATCGTCCATAAGtgtaacaataaaacaatagaCATTGTTAAAAGAGTTAGAACTGTTTAGCACAGAAAAGGTGAAAAGCATATGCTTCTAAGTCAAGTTTAAAGAATCTGATCAatggttgttaaaaaaaattgtagttgcTTGTTGACAAAAgtacattaattattactaaGGGCTAGTATGTTACTATACTCAACGTATTTACGACGCGTTAAAGGACATATTTACGATGCGTTAAAGGACGTATTCACGATCTTAATCTCTTATGTGGAATCTGCCATCTGCCTCTCGAACAGTTGCTGTCCTCAGCATCTCGTCATTTATATTCTATGCTTTACAGAAATCTAACAAAAGAACAATCAAACCTATGAGTTCTACCTTCATCATATTGTACAGTATATAGAAGGAACACAATacaatcttatttttaagaaatataagaaagaaaagttttatagaTCTCCGCTACATTATTTACAATCttgttattaattatgttaatagCTATTTTAACTTTGcacgtttttttattgtacttaaaatggaatttacttataatttttaaagcaactaatgtatttgtttcaaatactGCTAGTTGATTTGATATCCATTTAATCAGGTGGAAgtagttttgataaattttcttttttaaaaatttttttagtggtgTGTTTAACCACCAGCGTATTAACACTTTCTGCAATTTCTTGTGACCGATTTGTGGCAATCAtgtttcctcttcatgtaaggATCACGAAGCAACGCACATCCAAAGTTATGACGATAATTTGGATAATATCATCGGTTGTTTCAATTCCATTCCTTATTGTGAAACAGCACAATGTATTCCAGGTATGTGTTtccttataattaattttcagtttaaatgtgACAGCTGTCTAAGACTacttgacatattttaaaagtaaaaatgtagaagcagtaataaataatattttataatattttgctcGCTAATGCTTCTAATACCAAAAGCTAATATACGCAACTTTTGCTATCTCTACTTTGAACAATAATGACTTTTCGCATTTTCTAGTAACTGAagttgaaaaacaatatttaaggcTTCGTTTTCAAACCTTAGCCTAAAGTCAAGCCCAAAGACATTAAAAGCAAGGGATGGAAATAAGgggcaaaatatattaaaaaaatgatttgcatCTTAAGTATAAAGATATCCAATTGAAGTAAGAAGTAGtcataagtaattatttaaaatttagattcgAAAACTGTGTATCTTATAAATGATACAAGATTTATTGCTTGGAATGAGACaatgaaggaaaaatttatttttaaaaatggctaaaaattatataatagctGTTTGCGAAGTAACTTTCAGGCACTAAACACAatgatatgttatttttaagctattttaatcAGAGACTATTATGAAAATTTGGAAAGTCTCTGAAATCAACGAGATTGGGACATTCTATgggaaacattttatatttctttgctAGATCAGAGAAAAAACTACATCatataaaacaaagaataattgGAATTTATTGATACCATAATACAAACTGTATCGGAATTAAAAATGTCTGGAAAAATAGAATTACAAACCAGACATGGTGTAAAAGTAAAACCCataaaatcagatttctgaaGTGACAAAAACATATGTTCTTCATTAAAAAGGGGTAAGAACTgagcaattatttaattttttcattttatgctgAGGGCTAATTCCGGATCCCTAATTCTATTTCGAGAACGGAATCCGATTACGGTTGTTAAAATTGGCGATTTACGACtgcatcgattttttttctggagTGTTCTGCTGTTCGAGTCtcttattttagattaaatgcACAGATAAAAGAGCTTGTTACAATAGAGGTTTTTTCAACTGAGTTCttcattttactaaattctTGTCAAACAGAAAGAAATTGTCGAGAAATATCGTTTACAACCtctaaaacattgaaaatacaaattgaaaacattaaacaGTTCACAAACATTAAGCAactcaagtaaaatatttaatttttacctgaatATTTCACCCTTCCATTTTGTTTCTTACCATCaacaagaaaacttaaaattagtgatacatatattgtaaaaaattgtgaacGAATtgtagaattagaaaaaaaaagttgatgagAGTTGGAACTGTAAAATCTATAACTGTTATATTTCGATTGTTAATCGATGacgttaaagaaaaatattttatttctcagctttagaaacatattaaatttaaaatgcttgaatttattaaatcaaaagaacATGCTATGCATCACTTGTTTTCACAATATTCCATTATCACTAGTCTTACTGTAGACTAATCATGGAGACACAATTCCTAGTAGAacgccgaagtcaagcatcactcgCTGTGGTCAATAAGAGTGTGAGTGACCACCTTAATCATCCACCGTCGGAATCGAGATTGCGGGGTATCAGatctcgttaaactgctctTCTGTAAAATGCTTGACTTCTTGAATGGGAAGAATGCAAAGAATTCAAATGCATTCCCCTCTgcaaagaatcaaaattgtgatgatatttcttcggatcatcctcagagatttCTCTGACCGTGGCtaatagcccattatgcagctctgGTGTGACGTAAAAAAAGTACCTACTTACCTACCATAATGAcaatctaaatataaattttttgaaatgaaaaaaagagttaatagCCCCTCAGAAATTGTGGACTCTAAGCCAAtgcctattgggcctaggcTATAATCAAGCCCTGCGTTCACGCTTGGAGTTTGGCATCCATTTAGCTtgcactataaaaaaatctctctaTCTATggataatgtattttttctttacttgaaACAGTATAATTccacaaagaattttttttaaaaataaaactgcaatcTTTGTATGTCAAAGCCATTTCTGGTTTCTGGTATCATGAAGACATTAAGGGTTCTGAAACTATTCATTTAGCAATTCTTCCTTTCGTTATGGTATCGGTTTACTGAAAAttcaagttttcaaaagtatagtTCTTTTTACTACGCATTTAGCAAgtatgcaaaactgaaaaataaatttaacagaataaatggtttttcatGCTGTggtctaaatattaataaatgtgaagaaaaataatacaaatttcttttttctcgaattatcatttgttttaccatttatttggtaattgtAACAATCGGATGTCTATGccttttattaaacagaataaaGTATTTGTCCTTTTAATCTTTTTAcccttttaatctttttaatccaatatattataatgcaaaatttttatatagtacttactataatattttttttaaatagtggttCATTTAACTGTTTTATGAAGTTTggttattgataattatttattttcttatataaaatctaaattttagcAAATGGAAAAAAGGCCTAAATGATGTTTTCAAGTATTTCAAAGACACTTAAATCGGCGGCAACAAGCTATGGTGtctattttgtgaattttttaaggCGGGCAGTGGGGTTTATTAATTCATTCTGATGCATATGTTGGtttctttgtaaattaaaagaatggttattatttttttaaattgaaaagcagCTCATGTTTGAAAAAGGCTACATAAATATACAATCAGTGTATGACGGGGTATACCCACACTTCAGAACAGAACAGCAATACTGCACGGTGAAGAAGTTCAGTAGGATTTATTGCCAGTAATTACATAATTGATCCTCTGTTACCGTAGTGTATTGTCCTTCAGTCCAACGTTCTTTATTGTAGAAGATCGTTAAGATTAAAGCATTTTGCAATATCTGTTCttcaattttacaaaagaataGCCATTCTTTACGTAAAGAAAACTTACTTATTAATACATATCTATTAATATATATCTAATACATATCTATGTAGTAAGATATTAATACATATCTACGAAAATATTCGAACCTTCTGTCTCCATTTTACATAGAGTTTCGGAGGAAAGAAAGACCACTTTGCCAGAGATAAGAAAGATTAGAGATAAgcgaatgattaaaaaaataatctttacaattttttaattgaacatattCATACACAGGTTTGGGCTCAATGCAAAGTGCGATTTATTATAAGCATTCATCAAATTGAAGAACAGATAGGTTCTtcagaaattagaaaattacaCAACAATAGCTGGTTTGAATCTCACCGTATCTTTGGATATATCCTTACCATATCCTTCTCAATCCAGAGCTATCTGTTCTTGGATTTGACACGGGCTTGCTTAGAAGCCAAACTTTTTGAAATGGGCGTAACAAAGTTCccacaattttttaacaataccttttgaaagtttaaagtttttgacaCGGAATTTCATACAAAAGTTGTTGGTTggtaaaagttttaagtaataaatgtcATGCATATTTTATTGGATTTCAATAGACAAAGTTTTATCTATTAATCTTTGATTTTCAGTTCAAAAACTTCTTGGAGACAAAGTGCAGCGAAGAATGGCCTCTCAAAACATTCTACAGTGATGAAAAAGACACTTGcgattattataattcataccggtttccttattatttaactgtgagtgtaactttgtattttttgccGATTTTTCTTATGATAATGGCATATTCGTTGATAATCTGGAAATTGTGGATATCTGAAGTTCCAGGGGAACACAACATCCAAAACATGAACGTACAATATAAGGCTCGAAAAAAAGTAAGTTGTATCACATTATCAAATAACGTgctgatttataatttatttttttaaaaaattgtttcgtcAGATTTTAATTCAATCGTTCTTGCtgaatcaattttgaaaacgaattaatttatttaaatttcttaatggaTTGTTTAtcatgttaatttaattatctttttctaaATGCCATATTGTGCTCGGCCATATCAAAACTTATTACAAAAGACATCCATATTAGGAATTTCCATATTCAGAAACAGAGGTATTGATCTATAATAAGGAGCCATTGATGACTGCATCTAAATGAGTTGAAACGTTTAAATTGGTCGGGTAAGCATGCGAAGGCTCATACGTCATGTGgaagttaaaattgtttcaaagtaTTAATTAACTCAAAGTAACataactttttacaaattttggtAGAATTGAAAATTAGTTGAGATAGTTTCCTGGTCACATTAAAAAAGACACATTATTTTTCACAGAACAcccatttatttgttttgggAATTATGGAAATgatcttacttttaaaattttttttataatcgtcgttgaacagctgacccaattttgggtttacgactactaatgttcaactccgtaaccttgtaattttgaaccaatccagaagacaaggaaacctCTGGATCCCTAAGAGGCATTTATTTAGACCTAGTTTGGCGTTTCAACAATTTCCCCAAAACATATTCTTTCCTTCAAAGTAACAAGTATAGTAACTATCCtggaataaatagaataaattttgtacagtaggcaaaaaaataaacttaccaCCCCGAATATCTTATGCTCTCataatcagattttcacgttctaggacttaattTTGATGGTTTGAGGGGGTTAACTCAAATAGGTTAATTAATAAgtgtttatgattttttaagtaactaaaaCCGAGACAAAAACGTACTATCTCTGagaaaacatacctttttttcgaagGATTCTGATTTCtaatccccaaaatatagagggttgacgcaatatgaaaaatatggtcccaatagtttggtgaGGATATCGGTTCAAATTTTggaacccttaatgttaattttactttttacatattttgccatatctcgcaaaccttttaagttaattgaaagttttttgcttgctattataaaattcattaagataattccattccaaaaataacatttagtaatattcattgtttttttaatttttattcaatcatggtagatttttttattgccaGGTATTAAATcagcttttaaatcattttaaaaagtgaaattttatttaacgaaataCAAAATAGGAGCTAAATCGTCTATTTGAGCTAAATTCCGgggaaatcaaatttaaaagaaaatctgtatttaaaattcaatatctcaagaactattcgacaaatttcgtttaaattttgaattttgccatataaaattacagtctttaaaattttgtaaaaattcgtGTATGCTTTGTCCTACATTTAATATCGATTCGATCggatataaatatatcataaaattatattgattggatataaataaaaataaatgcttaaaatcattactgtttaaaaaagcCATTACTGCTGGAATCCTTGGGATCCTTTCACGGAACTCTAGGGTCTATCGAAACACAATGAAGGTACCATTGTTTGCTTAGTATCTAAAATTTAGCTTCCAATGTCATTTTAGTTGCATTCAAGGCCTCAATCAATCATCGCCTCACACATTTTTGGGGGCTCATTTTGTCTAGAATGTCCAAAATTTTGgattcaatattatttcaattgcaTTGAATGTCTCtaacagataattttaattaataaaaatttatatagctaacgcacatttttaaataatttgcctAATCTGTGCATTTCTACTCATTCACATTGCTCTGTTgcctgcttttaaataaaaggaaatactGTAAGTTAAGCAATTAGGAATTGCAAAAGTTCAATTATCACCAacctattaaattaaaaaattaaattactccattgattcaaaaaatgtgtttttttctttttcaggtgATCAAAATGGTGTTCGTGGTTCTTCTAGCTTTTTTTATATGCTGGACACCATTTGAGTCTCTTGCTTTACTTCAAACATTCCCTGAGCATTTTCAGGTAGACAAATATTTATGGTACATCAAATTAGTTCATTTAGAGCatccttcaaaatattatttcattatgcagaatttttcctcaaattattttagtcatttctttgaaaataaatgaattttcaagAATAGCGAAGACCCATAATTTGTAATttcgatacatttttaaacaatttagaaaataactcAAATGATAATAGAGATAATTCAAAGCTATAAAGTATTATGATTCCTGGCCCAGCGTAAGAAATTgctttttcaacttaaaacacCAAATTAAACTAggtgatacattttttaattaagatttaaattttcctaaCGTCTCAAAAGTTTAATCTCACATGAGAGGGTTACGTGTTTAAGGAGaagagattaatttaaaaagagttttgaaGTTGACCTAAAGCCGATGTCTACATATTCTTTGGGCAAACTACAGCTcgcaatgttttaattttattgccttCTTAAATGCCTTTTGATTAATCacagaaaaatgttattaaaaaaatccctgTTATAATgttaaactgaacattttataGCAACTAATGATATGAGAATTTCCTTAATAGTTTGCAACAGTATCgacgtaaaataaaaagagaacaaaaaggCAGAACAACTTTAACAACtcttaatctaattatttaGCTTTCATTTATTAGGATATAACATTTATGGTTTATGATTAGAGCTAATTTGCTAAATAAGTTGTGTAGGCGATAATTTAAGTTTCAGAATGAGACACATGTTTTTTgtgtaatttgttttgtttttgatttatatgGTATTCTTCAGCCTCAAGATATCTGGGCAGTAAAAAGATGGATAGTATGCTTCAAAGAGATCATGAGAGTAGTTAAAAATTAGATGCTATTAATTTTAGGTTTAAGAACTGGGTTTTCAGGCAGTGTTggttacttgaaatttttatttctgttgacATTTTTAGGATCtaatctttacttatttttgctgaaatgCTCTATGATACgcgtttcttatttttgctaaaaaaaatcttaagtttttgGGTCAAAAACGGAGAGCCActgggatatttttttaaaaaaagtatctattTATATGAGGTACTACTTTCTATGAAATGAGTGAGCCACAACATTGACTAGTATTTTGTGCTCCACTTCTACTTTACTAACtaattagatataatttttttaagtggacCTGCGCATTGAAGGTCAACAAACTTTCCAAAAGCCCAGAAATgagctatttttcaaatttgataggCAAAATTTAATTGGGCCAACAGTGATTTTTTGAGAATATTAATAAGtagtattcaaaaaataaatatatgtgtgGTGCACAGTGCtaaaaaaaggaccaccctaaaaaacattttacctaAAATTTGGATCGTctcatattcaattttaatgatttatggaGGTGATCACAGTTTTGCAAATTGACGTgtagtgtagacgatattttaagttacaaaattagtcACAAAAAccttactttctttaaaaaatatcttttcttcgacggattcgaatttcttaGTCcaaaaatataggaggtagctgCAATTTGGGATATAGAGTTCCAATTGTTTGGTCAGAAGATCAGTTCAAAATTTGgaattactgttaattttactttttgcgcgtATGCCAtactcgaaaactttttaagttaattcagaaatatttgcactcaagtataaaatttgcttatccaaagataattccatgaaataataaattttagtaaatatttatcatttttttaatgttaatagaaaaaatttgaatcgtaaggcataaaatttttttacgtaatttaaaaaaaaagtaatttcacacggcaaaatgcaaaatttaagcgaaatcggtcgaatagttcctgagaaattgaaattttaaaaaaaccctcATATTTAGCGATGTTGCAGATATTATACCAAATATTATAtcgaaattttacaaattttattggaTTGTATAACAGTGCACTAGATGTTTTAACTAACACAGAGTTTATCATTGtacatacattttctttttttaaatattttttaaatattttttaatttatttttttaacttttcgtgCTTAAAATCGAGTTTGTGGGATAGTATAGAACATGCAAAAGAGCTCCTTTAACACAAATTACTTGATTTATGCAGATTTAATGAcagcattttatatttctaaagattttgaagttttttttgccGTTGTTAAAGCTGGCTTTAATACAATCAAAAGCTAAATTTACTCAACTCACCTACTTTTCCAAACGTTTTCACTTCTTTCAAAAACGCtttatattgcataaaaattatttttcactaatttaaagaaacaatatggaTTGCAGCATCTGTAAATATTCATCAGTTAAGATTAAgcttgaagaaaataatatctCCAGATCTGtatattgcataaatatatgtatattgcaTAAGTATTAATACTTTACCTATGTTAATTCTGTGCATTTTTTAGGCATTCATACAATACATGAATAACTACTTTGAAACCTCAATCTCAGTGGAAGAAAATGAGGAGCGTGTAATTCCAACTCAGGTAGAGTATTTTTATTACCACTCAGCAGAAGACATTTTATCCATATCTTAAAAAACTACTTAGGAAACTGTTTcctcatgaaaaattttcatacacatttttattttctgtatgaaATATGGAGGTGCATTTTATGCTTCAATCAAAATTGTAaccttacaattatttttttaaatatatctctgTAAATAAAAGGGGGCCAAATTTCAATGTATTACGGTTCCAGAACATATAAAGCACTAATGTAGCACAATGCAGCACCAGTGCATATAAACTAGCAGATATAtaggaaaaatttcatttataacatttttcaaaagcaataatGTGTTTCTggattgattattttatttcatttgcttaattataaatattggaaACTCgagttcataatttaaaaaacattttcaaaaaccaacaaagaataaaaatatttctttaggaGAACTGTTACTAATGAGTACaattactcatattttttattctaattaatccaagatatatatatatacatattctttagattaattattatcagttgcttatcatatatatatatttttgtaatcttaatgtaattttactgttaaagaaactattttcttaattttaggaGCTAGaatggttgaaaaattttgagtgGCTCGCATACTTCTTCGCACAtgcaaatag
This window encodes:
- the LOC107453999 gene encoding QRFP-like peptide receptor isoform X2 encodes the protein MSLNDTLCEEILKFELQKPPLSFENHTYHREPYIFKTLIFTDYVKIVAYIFLILGGILGNISIILTVSLNRSMRTTINYYVANLAVADALICIFCMGPHFIYTLTYPVFTLGEFMCKFNPFTQMVCLTTSVLTLSAISCDRFVAIMFPLHVRITKQRTSKVMTIIWIISSVVSIPFLIVKQHNVFQFKNFLETKCSEEWPLKTFYSDEKDTCDYYNSYRFPYYLTVSVTLYFLPIFLMIMAYSLIIWKLWISEVPGEHNIQNMNVQYKARKKVIKMVFVVLLAFFICWTPFESLALLQTFPEHFQAFIQYMNNYFETSISVEENEERVIPTQELEWLKNFEWLAYFFAHANSFINPIIYGGFNKTFRDGFCLVLKCGFRRNGFNRPRQEKNTNWSNSQNTSLFHKTLRSMYTSLALLRSRTQSSDLEVPTYQARLVKATTV
- the LOC107453999 gene encoding QRFP-like peptide receptor isoform X1; its protein translation is MSLNDTLCEEILKFELQKPPLSFENHTYHREPYIFKTLIFTDYVKIVAYIFLILGGILGNISIILTVSLNRSMRTTINYYVANLAVADALICIFCMGPHFIYTLTYPVFTLGEFMCKFNPFTQMVCLTTSVLTLSAISCDRFVAIMFPLHVRITKQRTSKVMTIIWIISSVVSIPFLIVKQHNVFQFKNFLETKCSEEWPLKTFYSDEKDTCDYYNSYRFPYYLTVSVTLYFLPIFLMIMAYSLIIWKLWISEVPGEHNIQNMNVQYKARKKVIKMVFVVLLAFFICWTPFESLALLQTFPEHFQAFIQYMNNYFETSISVEENEERVIPTQELEWLKNFEWLAYFFAHANSFINPIIYGGFNKTFRDGFCLVLKCGFRRNGFNRPPPSRMTFPTGITYSLSRFTSRMTNGSNKNSSQKSMNIEMKRVCHLDTEDLTIVKKEVRAAISEEKE